The following coding sequences are from one Saccharomyces cerevisiae S288C chromosome X, complete sequence window:
- the GSH1 gene encoding glutamate--cysteine ligase (Gamma glutamylcysteine synthetase; catalyzes the first step in glutathione (GSH) biosynthesis; expression induced by oxidants, cadmium, and mercury; protein abundance increases in response to DNA replication stress) yields MGLLALGTPLQWFESRTYNEHIRDEGIEQLLYIFQAAGKRDNDPLFWGDELEYMVVDFDDKERNSMLDVCHDKILTELNMEDSSLCEANDVSFHPEYGRYMLEATPASPYLNYVGSYVEVNMQKRRAIAEYKLSEYARQDSKNNLHVGSRSVPLTLTVFPRMGCPDFINIKDPWNHKNAASRSLFLPDEVINRHVRFPNLTASIRTRRGEKVCMNVPMYKDIATPETDDSIYDRDWFLPEDKEAKLASKPGFIYMDSMGFGMGCSCLQVTFQAPNINKARYLYDALVNFAPIMLAFSAAAPAFKGWLADQDVRWNVISGAVDDRTPKERGVAPLLPKYNKNGFGGIAKDVQDKVLEIPKSRYSSVDLFLGGSKFFNRTYNDTNVPINEKVLGRLLENDKAPLDYDLAKHFAHLYIRDPVSTFEELLNQDNKTSSNHFENIQSTNWQTLRFKPPTQQATPDKKDSPGWRVEFRPFEVQLLDFENAAYSVLIYLIVDSILTFSDNINAYIHMSKVWENMKIAHHRDAILFEKFHWKKSFRNDTDVETEDYSISEIFHNPENGIFPQFVTPILCQKGFVTKDWKELKHSSKHERLYYYLKLISDRASGELPTTAKFFRNFVLQHPDYKHDSKISKSINYDLLSTCDRLTHLDDSKGELTSFLGAEIAEYVKKNKPSIESKC; encoded by the coding sequence ATGGGACTCTTAGCTTTGGGCACGCCTTTGCAGTGGTTTGAGTCTAGGACGTACAATGAACACATAAGGGATGAAGGTATCGAGCAGTTGTTGTATATTTTCCAAGCTGCTGGTAAAAGAGACAATGACCCTCTTTTTTGGGGAGACGAGCTTGAGTACATGGTTGTagattttgatgataaGGAGAGAAATTCTATGCTCGACGTTTGCCATGACAAGATACTCACTGAGCTTAATATGGAGGATTCGTCCCTTTGTGAGGCTAACGATGTGAGTTTTCACCCTGAGTATGGCCGGTATATGTTAGAGGCAACACCAGCTTCTCCATATTTGAATTACGTGGGTAGTTACGTTGAGGTTAACATGCAAAAAAGACGTGCCATTGCAGAATATAAGCTATCTGAATATGCGAGACAAGATAGTAAAAATAACTTGCATGTGGGCTCCAGGTCTGTCCCTTTGACGCTGACTGTCTTCCCGAGGATGGGATGCCCCGACTTTATTAACATTAAGGATCCGTGGAATCATAAAAATGCCGCTTCCAGGTCTCTGTTTTTACCCGATGAAGTCATTAACAGACATGTCAGGTTTCCTAACTTGACAGCATCCATCAGGACCAGGCGTGGTGAAAAAGTTTGCATGAATGTTCCCATGTATAAAGATATAGCTACTCCAGAAACGGATGACTCCATCTACGATCGAGATTGGTTTTTACCAGAAGACAAAGAGGCGAAACTGGCTTCCAAACCGGGTTTCATTTATATGGATTCCATGGGTTTTGGCATGGGCTGTTCGTGCTTACAAGTGACCTTTCAGGCACCCAATATCAACAAGGCACGTTACCTGTACGATGCATTAGTGAATTTTGCACCTATAATGCTAGCCTTCTCTGCCGCTGCGCCTGCTTTTAAAGGTTGGCTAGCCGACCAAGATGTTCGTTGGAATGTGATATCTGGTGCGGTGGACGACCGTACTCCGAAGGAAAGAGGTGTTGCGCCATTACTACCCAAATACAACAAGAACGGATTTGGAGGCATTGCCAAAGACGTACAAGATAAAGTCCTTGAAATACCAAAGTCAAGATATAGTTCGgttgatcttttcttgggTGGGtcgaaatttttcaataggaCTTATAACGACACAAATGTACctattaatgaaaaagtaTTAGGACGACTACTAGAGAATGATAAGGCGCCACTGGACTATGATCTTGCTAAACATTTTGCGCATCTCTACATAAGAGATCCAGTATCTACATTCGAAGAACTGTTGAATCAGGACAACAAAACGTCTTCAAATCACTTTGAAAACATCCAAAGTACAAATTGGCAGACATTACGTTTTAAACCCCCCACACAACAAGCAACCCCGGACAAAAAGGATTCTCCTGGTTGGAGAGTGGAATTCAGACCATTTGAAGTGCAACTATTAGATTTTGAGAACGCTGCGTATTCCGTGCTCATATACTTGATTGTCGATAGCATTTTGACCTTTTCCGATAATATTAACGCATATATTCATATGTCCAAAGTATGGGAAAATATGAAGATAGCCCATCACAGAGATGCTATcctatttgaaaaatttcattggaaaaaatcatttcGCAACGACACCGATGTGGAAACTGAAGATTATTCTATAAGCGAGATTTTCCATAATCCAGAGAATGGTATATTTCCTCAATTTGTTACGCCAATCCTATGCCAAAAAGGGTTTGTAACCAAAgattggaaagaattaaagCATTCTTCCAAACACGAGAGACTATACTATTATTTAAAGCTAATTTCTGATAGAGCAAGCGGTGAATTgccaacaacagcaaaatTCTTTAGAAATTTTGTACTACAACATCCAGATTACAAACatgattcaaaaatttcaaagtcGATCAATTATGATTTGCTTTCTACGTGTGATAGACTTACCCATTTAGACGATTCAAAAGGTGAATTGACATCCTTTTTAGGAGCTGAAATTGCAgaatatgtaaaaaaaaataagccTTCAATAGAAAGCAAATGTTAA
- the LSB6 gene encoding 1-phosphatidylinositol 4-kinase LSB6 (Type II phosphatidylinositol 4-kinase; binds Las17p, a homolog of human Wiskott-Aldrich Syndrome protein involved in actin patch assembly and actin polymerization): MSNEAYQHDHTVNPHQKIVVNSYDWLQFRDEQDHCKSKNPITHASPGVGSNAQNSDIAEAPQVFHPSYQSLVNVPSESPRPDQTSGSNPAVGLLHNAEDKASGQEEEGSQYEIQYSVFRPLHAYPTKGLAYEQLRRKEEQEQRENFNHLVSDCIEAVETFGRELERIQTGSSGSYFVYGTRADESVPVGVFKPKDEEPYGPFSPKWTKWAHRTFFPCLFGRSCLIPNLGYICESAASLLDRRLETHLVPYTDTASIESFNFYDNRKKWVLGYNLQKKKQKKLGSFQLFLKEYINADEFFHKYPLPGMYSDVKHSFHRKSSGEDINHKPETTRNLTDETEPSKQINSSPISTESEENSKFEWTESSLSQFRLELEKLIILDYIMRNTDRGLDNWMVKLIKLSNNKWRLKLAAIDNGLSFPWKHPDEWRLYPYGWLYLPLQLLAKPFSEQMRSHFLPILTSTNWWEESYQEFLALFSRDQDFNVRMWKKQWAVLKGQAFNVVETLKDPRQGPLELVRRTRCQVIDEKMQVPCCPPPVSIFKNAIDEPIGSYSTSPMVLPSTPSTIPFHAHNQSNSNPVYYDSTLHPFANKTVIAERLQIVNSTPVFTWC, from the coding sequence ATGAGTAACGAAGCTTACCAGCATGATCATACCGTAAATCCTCACCAGAAGATAGTTGTGAACAGCTACGATTGGTTACAGTTCCGTGATGAGCAAGATCACTGTAAAAGTAAGAACCCGATAACGCACGCTTCTCCAGGGGTCGGTTCGAATGCACAGAATTCAGACATAGCGGAGGCCCCTCAGGTATTCCACCCTTCCTATCAATCTCTGGTCAACGTACCGTCCGAGAGCCCGCGACCTGATCAGACTTCAGGGTCCAATCCTGCCGTTGGACTGCTTCATAATGCAGAGGACAAAGCGTCAGggcaagaagaagaaggaagtCAATATGAGATTCAATATTCGGTATTTCGTCCGCTGCATGCATATCCAACCAAGGGCCTAGCATATGAGCAGCTCcgaagaaaagaagaacaagaacagAGGGAAAACTTCAACCATTTGGTTTCTGACTGTATTGAGGCTGTAGAGACATTTGGACGCGAACTCGAGAGAATCCAAACTGGCTCAAGTGGGTCGTACTTTGTGTATGGAACACGGGCCGACGAAAGCGTTCCGGTGGGGGTCTTCAAGCCCAAGGATGAGGAACCATATGGCCCATTTTCTCCCAAATGGACCAAATGGGCACACCGCACGTTTTTCCCATGTCTGTTTGGCAGAAGTTGTCTGATTCCAAACCTCGGGTACATCTGTGAAAGTGCGGCTAGTTTGTTGGATAGGCGACTGGAAACGCATCTAGTACCCTATACAGATACTGCATCTATAGAgtcttttaatttttatgataatagaaaaaaatgggtaTTGGGATACAACcttcagaagaagaaacaaaaaaagctGGGTTCTTtccaactttttttgaaggaGTACATCAACGCCGATGAGTTCTTTCATAAATACCCATTACCTGGGATGTATTCAGATGTTAAACATTCATTTCATCGTAAGTCATCCGGCGAAGATATCAATCATAAACCAGAGACAACCAGGAACCTAACAGATGAGACAGAACCGTCCAAGCAAATAAATTCCTCTCCAATTTCGACGGAatctgaagaaaattcgaAATTTGAATGGACAGAATCAAGTTTGAGTCAGTTCAGATTGGAACTAGAAAAACTAATTATCCTTGATTATATAATGAGAAACACAGATAGAGGTCTAGACAATTGGATGGTGAAACTAATCAAACTTTCAAACAATAAGTGGAGACTCAAGTTAGCCGCCATCGACAATGGGTTGTCCTTTCCCTGGAAGCATCCTGATGAGTGGCGTCTGTACCCATATGGCTGGTTGTATTTGCCTCTGCAACTACTAGCCAAACCATTTTCTGAGCAAATGAGATCTCATTTCCTACCGATATTGACAAGCACTAATTGGTGGGAAGAGTCGTACCAAGAATTCTTGGCCCTATTTAGCAGGGACCAAGATTTTAACGTCCGAATGTGGAAGAAGCAATGGGCAGTATTAAAAGGACAGGCGTTCAACGTTGTCGAAACATTGAAAGACCCACGACAAGGCCCCTTGGAATTGGTTAGAAGGACAAGGTGCCAGGTAATAGATGAGAAGATGCAAGTTCCCTGTTGCCCACCTCCAGTttctattttcaaaaacgCCATAGACGAACCTATTGGATCATATTCCACTTCACCAATGGTACTCCCTAGCACCCCAAGCACAATTCCATTTCATGCACATAACCAAAGCAATAGTAATCCTGTATACTATGATTCCACTCTGCACCCATTTGCTAATAAAACAGTGATAGCAGAGCGGCTACAAATAGTCAATTCCACCCCCGTATTCACCTGGTgttga